In Lactuca sativa cultivar Salinas chromosome 5, Lsat_Salinas_v11, whole genome shotgun sequence, the DNA window CGAAGCGAGGTACTGTATATTCACACCTACAACTTTTATCGGTTTGGAAGTTTAAGAAACTTGGTGTAGTTTCATTGATGTTTATGAAAACATCAGCTAATTTTAATATGTAATTCTTGCTTTTCAGGTCGCGGAGGTTCCGCTGGGAACAAATTTCGTATGTCACTTGGTTTGCCAGTGGCTGCCACTGTGAATTGCGCCGACAACACTGGTGCCAAGAATCTGTACATCATTTCAGTCAAGGGAATCAAGGGTAGGCTTAACCGTCTGCCATCGGCGTGTGTCGGTGATATGGTTATGGCCACCGTGAAGAAAGGTAAGCCAGATCTCAGAAAGAAGGTCATGCCTGCTGTTATCGTTCGTCAACGCAAGCCATGGCGCCGAAAGGACGGTGTTTTCATGTACTTCGAAGGTTAGTTTCTTTGATATTATAATTTGTTCCTTATGTCTTAAATGTTTATATGGGTTAATATTATATGATCTGGCTTCATTGGATTGTACGTTTTTTTTGTCTAATTTGAAGAGAAATTTATCAATTTCAAAGGTTCAATTACATTCAGGCTTGAAATATAATCAATTGCCATCGAGTGTTTAACATACATGAACCTTATAGAGTTGTTTGTGAAAAATTCTTTTGGAGTTGAAGTCTAATTTGCTTATTGATTTTTCAATTCGTCCTATTTTAACTATATCCAGATCTTTAGAACTTCTAGTATTATTGATTTAGTTAGAACCCTGTTACGAAACCTTATGTTAAATTCATGTAGGAGTTGAGAATGTATGATTCTTTTAATTGTTGCTtctataaaattaaaattttgtgaCCATTTTGGTACATGGTCATTTCAAAGAAGAAAATGTTGAACCAGTTTTTAACAGCATGAAGCCTTTTTCTTGTTGCTTTGTGTTACCTGTCTGCTGGTATATATATTCCTACATATTAAAAATTCATGTTTGTAGTTAATCTTGTTTAATAGAAATACAGTCTTCTTATTGATGCTTGTTATAAACCTTTGTTGCAATTAATGCAGATAATGCTGGTGTTATCGTCAATCCCAAGGGAGAAATGAAAGGTATATGTTTTTTTCGCAAAAAATGGAATATATTTTAAACCCTTTTCGTTGATATAACATGATTGTTGTATGTTGAATGTAGGATCTGCTATCACTGGACCAATTGGAAAGGAATGTGCTGATTTGTGGCCAAGGATTGCCAGTGCTGCTAATGCCATTGTTTAAGACTATTTCAAGTTGAGTGTCTGGTTTTTGTtctaagttagtttttattaaaatagctgttttttgttttttttgaggATTTTGTTACAAGACATTATTTGCCTACTACTCCACATGTGGATTAACAATGATTTTCCTACTTTTGCTGTCAATTTTGCTTTTGTTAAATTTTCTACGTATATTCTAAATCCACAATTAAAAGTAGTCAAGATTTCttagtttgtttttttaaaatatagCAACTCAGTGTCAATGGCTATTTTATATGGCAACACAGTTTGTATTCGTTAATTTAATGTAAACAACTGATTTGGCAAAAAGTAATATCATAGACAATGAGTTGGAACGTAGAATGTGATATTATGTCCGTAAAATACCTTTAAAACAAACAGCACGATGGCATGTTGtgaataaaaagatttttttgcGTGAAAAAACTTTGAAGTGGTGTAATAAAAACCTGAAGTTGGTAGTCTATCTAAATAAGAAAAAAGTTTTGGTTACTTGGTTTTTGGGTATTTTGTTTGTTTAACAGGGAAAGAGAACTTATATGGTTTGTTTTTTGTTTAACTGAAAACCTAAACAAGAAAGGCGATTactagtttttttaatttttattagtcTACAATTTTTTAAACTCAAACTTGTTTAGTTTTGGATCTTTTTTGGCTAAATAAGAGACTTAACATGATATCTACGGTAAAAAAGACACTGAACGAGTAAGATGGGTCCCCAATACTTCATTTCTCCCATTAAGACCACTTTTGAGACTCATGCATGGTCTCAATACAAccttcaagatggcaactttatgcATCAAACATGTTCAAGGAACTTAGATCTAACAATCGAAGTCTTTGGAGTTGTTCAACTCACAAAAGAAGGGTCTAAGAACCAaaaatggacttcataacaaaacCCTAACTCAAACTAGCAAAAAAAGATGGCAAGGATTTGACTTTTTACCTCTAGAAGTTCCTCGAGATGAACCAGATGCATGATCTAGAAGATCAATAACATCTAAAGCTTGGTCACCACCTTCCTCTTCTTGAACACCCTTTAGAAAAGTCACCAAACACACCTTTAAGCTCAAAACACACAAGTTCTTGCAAAAATAGGGTTTAAGGACGAAATGAGGCTATGAAAGttgattagggtttggtccaaatgATATAAGGTTGTGGTGCAagtcaagaaattagggttttagccaTCTtccacgtacgccccgcgtacctgcttGTACGTCTAACGTACGAGCCTCAGCCACTCGATGCTCACACACGCGTACGCTAAACGTACCCAAATGTACACCCAGCGTATGGAAGGACCATTTTTGCCAAAAATGAAATACTTGAGGGTAAACAATGGAATAACTGAattggagtgttacaactctcccccacttgaattagacttcgccctcgaatcTCGTCctcaggctcccaagtccattcggagcccttccggtgctgccattccACCTTCACCGGCTTCACCACCTTGTTACAAAGAGCTTTAGTTTTTATATCCAAGACTGCAATGAGCTTTTCCACATAATTTAGACTcatatccacctgaatatcatccaaagaaaTAACTACGACCTCATCTGCAACACACTTCCgtagctgagacacgtggaaggtgttatggatctgacagAGCTCATCCGGAAGAttcaaccgataagcaaccctgcAAACTCGGCCAGAaatcctgaatggaccaatgaGACGGGACCCCAGCTTGCTCCTCTTCCGAAACCGAATGACACagttccaaggtgacaccttcagcaacacaaaatctcccacctgaaactctggATCTGATCAGTGccggtcagcatagcttttctgacggCTCTGCGCAATCCGCAGTTTATCATGCACCTGTTGAATCAAT includes these proteins:
- the LOC111895525 gene encoding 60S ribosomal protein L23, with product MSKRGRGGSAGNKFRMSLGLPVAATVNCADNTGAKNLYIISVKGIKGRLNRLPSACVGDMVMATVKKGKPDLRKKVMPAVIVRQRKPWRRKDGVFMYFEDNAGVIVNPKGEMKGSAITGPIGKECADLWPRIASAANAIV